The DNA region GCAGCAGCCGCGGCAGCTGGTTGGTGGCGGCGAGCGGGCAGGTGTTGCGCCACAGGCCCGGTGCGATCAGGAACAGTACCGGCAGCAGCGGGACGATGATCTTGAAGAAGACGAACAACCCGCCCGCGGGCCGCACGAACATGGTGACGATGAGCGCCAGGTAGGCGGTGATGCTCAGCACGCGCGCGCGGCCTGCCAGACCCGCAGCGGGATCCGGCTGGTCAGATCGGTGAAGGCGGGGAACAGGTTTCGTTCCCCCGAGGGGTCGAGACCGAGGACCCGGTTGGCGACGGCCACCCAGCCCGGCGCGGGCGCCGGTTCGCCGCCCGGTGGACGCGGTATCGCCCCCGTGGGCCCGAGCACGGTCTCCGACCCGTCGAATCCGTCCGGTTCGACGGTCGGCGTGTGCAGCACGAGGATCTCGCAGCGCCCCAGCCGCACCACGTCGCCGGTGACCAGTACGCGCCGGCCGGTCAGCGCGACACCGTTCACGGTGGTGCCGTTGCGGCTGCCCAGGTCGACGACCGACAGGGCGGTGGGGGTCGGCACCAGCCGCAGATGCTGCCGCGAGACCCCGCCGTCGGCGAGTACTTCCTGACTGCCTTCGCGCCCGAACACGAGTGGACCGTCGAGCATGCGCCGCCGCGCGGGCCGTCCCCACTCCCGGATCTCGATGACCGGCCGACCCGCCATAGTCCCCACCCTTCCCCGGCGCGGTCGTCGATCGTGCCGCGCTCGTGCCTATATCGCCGAAATCCGGACCGACCATTACCGTGCCGCGAGCTTCATCGCCGCAAATGACGGCCACTGGTGTCGGCGCGCTTGCTCGCCCAGCGCCCCGGTCAGGCGCTCATCAATGCCTGTCGGGCACCATAGTCAGCCCGTTCGCGCAGGCGATGCACCCACATCACGCTCTCTCCCGTAGCCGTTGCACCCGCACATACCGGTACCGCTTGCCGACTCGGCGGCACCCGGTGGCGAGCGCCAGCCCCGCCGCGGCACCGCCTGCGGCACAGGCGATCACAGCGAGCAGCGTCGGTTCACGCCCGAGCAGCACCCAGGCCGCGCCGACCGCCGCCACGCCGAGCAGTCCCATGCTGACGGCCAATCCGACGGTGGAGGCGAACCGGGCACTGCCGTGCCGCAGGGTCCGCGCGTTCGATTCGGCGTAGGCCGCCGCGAACAGCAACAGCAAGGCCAGCCCGACTCCGGTGGCGGTGGTGGTCGCGGGCTGCCGCGTGCGCACCCCGAACGTGTAGTCGGCCGTCTCGGACCCGTTGCGGGACAACGACAATTCCCCCGTCAGCCGCCCCGCCAGCACATACCGGTTCACCGGCGCTGCCAGCTCCCCCGCCCCGCCCGCCAGGTCGGCGCTCTCGCCCCCGGCCCGCACCCCCAGCACCTTCACCGACAGCTTCGCCCCGTCGGCCGCGCCACCGGACACGGTGACCGGCACCGGCTTCGACAGATCGAGCACCACCGTCCCGGCGGCCGGGTCGACCCCGCCGATCCGAACCATTCCCACCGGCGGCGCACTCCGTTCGGCCATCCCCATCCCGAGCACCGCCACCCCACCGGTCACCACCGCCAGCAAGGCTGCCACCAGGAACGGCACCCGCGGCGACGGCAAGGTGACAACCTGCTGCACCGGCACCAGATCCGCCCGCGCCACCTCCGCCAGCTTCGCCCCGCCGTGCTGAATCGGCTCCCGAGGCCGAATCCGCTCCGTCGGCAGCGTGGCTCCCGGCCCGCCGGCGCGGCCGGGCATGACCCCTGGAGTCTGACCGGCCCGCATCGTCGGCGCGGAGCGGCGGTCGACGGGAGTTGTCGCGCGGGCGGCGTTCTCGGCCGCGGCGGCCGAGCCGAACCGTGTGGGTTGCCCGCCCGGGCCGCCCGGTGCCCGGCGGGGATCGCCGGGTGGCATCGGTGGGCCGGTGGTGGAGTTGGGCGGGCGCTGGGAGCGGATCGGTTGCGGTCCTGGCGTGATCGGCCCCGATCCGCGCGGTGGAATCGCTGGGCCGGAACGCATTCCAGGGCCGGAGGGCATTCCCGGACCAGGCTGCATCCCCGAGCCGGGCGGCGGAGTGAAGGGGCCCTGCAGGCCGCGGCCCGGGGGTGGGGTGTGCGGGACGGGAGGAGTCAGGCGGGGGCCGCCGGTGGCGGCGGCGACGATGGTGTCGGCGCCGATGACCGGGATGCCTACGGGGGTGAGCCAATTCGCGCCCCAGAAGTGGGCGGCGGTTTCGGCGATGGCGACGCCGAAGGTTTCGGCGGAGTCGTAGCGTTGCGCGGGGTCGGAGGCGAGGCCGCGCATGACGGCGTCGGCGATGGGGTGCGGGACGAACGGGGCCACGTCGGTGAGGGGAACGGGGTCGCCGTAGGCGTGGGCGAAGAGCAGCGCGAGGGCGTCGGAGCCGGTTTGGAAGGGAAGGACGCCGGACAGGAGCTGGTAGAGCATGGTGGCCAGGGCGTAGACGTCGGTGGCCGGGGTGAGCTGGTTGCCGCGCACCTGTTCGGGGGCGATATAGGAGGGCGTGCCGATGATCTCGCCCGCCTTGGTCACCAGGGTGTCCTCACCGCCGACGATCTTGGCGATGCCGAAGTCGGTGAGTTTGAGCGCGCCGTTGGCGGCGAACATGAGGTTGGAGGGTTTCACGTCGCGGTGCAGGATGCCGCTGCGGTGCGCCGCGTCCAGTCCGGCCGCGCAGGACAGCGCGACCGCCACCGCCGCCGTCGCCTCGAAACCCGCTGTGATGAAACGGTTCTCGACGGTGCCACCGGGAAGATACTCCAGCACCAGCAGGCACAGATCGTCGTGCTCGATGTAGTCGTACACCGGCACCACGTGCGGGTGGTCGAGCGCCGCCATCACCCGCGCTTCGTCGACGAACCGCCGCCGCACCTGCATGTCGTCGGCGAAGTGCGCGGAATCTGTTTGATGGCGACCCGCCGGTGCAGCCCGCGATGCACCCCGGCCAGCACCACCCCGCACCCCGATCTGCCCGCCGATCTCGTACCCGGGCAGCGCCGCCCGCACGCGCGCCACATCCGCGGCGCTCAGATTCCCCACACTCATCTCCCCGCGCCCTCCGACCGGAATCCCTGTCCCTGAGGGTCACTGCGCACCGTCGGTTCGTCGTCGGCCTCGGCACCTTGCCCAGCGGGACGGCCCCCGGCATCGCGCCCCGGGCCACGCCACACCGGGCCCCGGCCGCGCCCGGCCACCGTCTCCCCCGAGCCTCCCGCTCCACCCGGCTGTTGCACGCCCGCCGGATACCCGGCGGTCGCCGCACCGGCGCCAGCGGCGTCCTGACCTGCGGGACCGGTCGTGCCGCCGGGCCTGCTGACCGACGGCACCCCGCCCGACGGCAGCAGCGTCTCGGCCCCGGTATCTCCGGAACGTCCTGGCAGCGGCCCGGTTCCGACCGGTCCGGACGGTAGGCCGCCCGATTTCGGTGAATCGGTTGCAGAGGTGCGTGTTTCGCCGGTATCGGGTTGCATGGCGGAGGCGAGGGGGCCACCGCCCAGGTAGGAACCGCCGAACCCGGGCGACGAGATGCGGTGGTCTCGCCGCTCTGGAAATCGGCGGGGTTGGGGGTGGGGTTCGGACTGGGCGCGGGGCCGCCCGGGAAGACACGCATCGGGCCTTGCGGTGCGCCGGGGGCAGGCTGGTGAGCGGTCCCTGCTCCGGCGTGGCCGTAGGGGACGAACTCTGTTGCGGCGCTGGATGGTTGATTACGAATATCCAGGTCCGGGTAGGTACCGCCCGGTCCCCCGACCGGCGGCAGGTCGCGGAAGGTGCCGCCGTAGGGCGGGTTCGGACCGATCGGGGCGGCATGGGGGTCGGTCCTGCGAGGTGCACCGATCCCGACCGGTGCGCCGATCCCCAGTGGCGCACCGGAGCTGGCGGGGAAGCCGCGGGCGTCGAGTTCCTGTGCGGCGGCGAGGTCTTCGGGGTCGAGGCCGAGGTCGTCGGATTGGCGGGGCGTGGGTGAGAAGTAGCCGGCGAGGAAGAAGACGGTGGCGAGGGCGCCGGCCAGGGCCAGCCACAGCGCGGTGCCGGGCACCCACCAGCGGGCGACCGAGCCGGTGAAGCCGATCATCAGGCCGATGCCGATGCCGGGGGCGAGCAGGCGCAGGCCGCGCTGCCAGCGGTTGGCCGAGAGGCGGTGGCGGGCAACGGTGAGGGCGGCGTCGGTGATGGCGAGACCGGTCAGGACGGCGATGATGATGCCGAACAGTCCGTACACCGAGGCCAGCGAGCCGCGCACGTCGACGACGGTATGGACGGCGGCGAGCGGCTTGCCGTCCTGGCCGATGAGGGTGAGGTCGGAACCGATCAGACCGGTCGCCTGCCCGTCGAGTCCGGCGGGATCCAAACGGTAGGTGAGCTTTTCGGTCTTGCCCGCCCCCACCGTCAATTCGACGGTCGTGGAGTAGGAGTAGAAGTTCAGTCCGAGCACATGCCCGGCGAGGTCCACGCGCCGGATCGAGACGGAGTTCGACGACTTGTTGGTCACTTCGACGACGACGAGGGACACCTTCTTGGGATCCAGGCGCACCGGATTCCCGGCGTCCGCGCCCCCGATGGCCCGCCCGTCGAGGGTGGCGGCGGCGCTGACGCCGCCCGCGGCGGCGGCCGGTCCCGCGGTGAACAGCAGTGCCGCGACGGCGAATACGACCGCGGCCAGCCCGGCGCACAACGCCCGGCCCGTCCCCCGCATGCTTCGGCAACCGCGCGCGCTCAGCGGCGGTGACGTGCGAATGGTCATCGGGTCCTCCGTGCCGGGAGATGGGAGATCATCCGGTGGCCGTAGAACCAGCCGCCGATGAGCAGGAAGAACAACAGCACCGTCATGGTGGCCGCGCCGCCGCCCACCTGACTGACCAGCACGATGTCCAAGGGCGCGGCCAGCTTTCGCCCGCATTCCGCGGTCACCTCGTGCTGACCGATCTCGGTGCCGCCGGTGGTGAGGGTGGCCTGGAACCCGCCGTCCGCGCCGGCGGTGGTGTCGGCCGCGGTGGCGCCGCCGATCGAAAGCCGCACGGCCGCTCCGGGATCACAGCCGCTGCCGCTGGCCTGCACCGGCGCGCCGGGCGGCACGGCGGGCGGCTCGAGCTGCAACCCGGAACCCTTCGGGGCCACCGGTGTGGTGGTCGGCGGCGTCGTCTCGGTCGTGGGTAGCGGCGTCGTGGTCGTGGGTGGCGGAGGCGGCGCGGCGGTCGTCACCGACGTGATGGGCGGCGGCCTGACGCCGGTATCGGTGTTGCACACACCGTTCGGGGGCTTGACCGAACCGTCCGGACAAGTCGGTTTCGGCGATGGGCAATCCCCGTTCGCAGGCTTCACGGATCCGTCCACACAAGTCACCGGCGGGTTCGTGGTGATGCACTGACCATTGGCGGGCTTGTCGGAACCGTCCGGACACTTCGTCGGCGGGCATTGACCATTGGCGGGCTTGGTCGAACCGTCCGGACACTTCACCGGCGGACACTCACCACTCGCGGGCTTGGCCGATCCGTCCGGACACTTCACCGGCGGACACTCACCACTCGCGGGCTTGGTGGAACCATCGGGACATTTCGTCGGCGGACACTCGCCACCTGCCGGTTTCGCCGAACCATCCGGGCATTTCGTCGGGCAGACACCGCTGGATGGCTGGACCGAACCGTCCCAGCAGTACTTCGGTTTCGTCGGGCAGTCGCCGTAGGCGGGTTTGAGTGTGCCGTCGTCGCAGTACACGGGCTTGTTGCAGTCGGTGGTCCAGCCGCAGCCCTGGTGGTCGCAGGAGTTGCCGCACGATTTCCTGCTGTCGGCTGAAATCGTGGTGGTGGGTGAGACTTTCGCCGGGATGCCCTGGGGTGCGGGCTGGGCGATCGTGGTGGTGGTGATGCTGGGCGCCGGGGTGCTGACACCGGGGTTGGCCCAACCGATTCCGGCCGGGAGCACGAGCGCCAGGAGCGCTGCGAGCAATAGGGCAAGGTGTAAGGTCCGGGGTGAAAATCTCACCGCGCGGGCCAGTTTCGCGTGCCGGTCCCCACCAGCACGCCGAATGCTATTCAGTCGAACATTCATCGGCGTGACCTCGCTTGTTCGATGGTAAGGCCAACCGCGCCCCCGCCGCCCTGTCTATCGCCGTGGTGATCGCGGGCGTTCACACTCGGGACCGACCGGTCCGCTGGGTCCGGGCGCCGCGCCCTACGATGGCGATGACCGACTGAGACGCTCCATCGCGCCGAGAGGACAATCGTCACCATGCATCGAGCCGCGCCCGAGAGCGACATCGACGAGTCCGCGCTGCAGGTCACCGCCCCCAAGACGGAGGCGGCAGGCGTCAAGGCGGTCACGGTCGCGCTGGAGCGCGCGGTCGAGGAGATGGGTGTGGTGCGCACGATGCGCACGCTGGCCCGGGTGAATCAGCGGCACGGCTTCGACTGTCCGGGTTGCGCCTGGCCGGAACCGACCGGTCGGCGGCGACCGGCCGAGTTCTGCGAGAACGGCGCCAAGGCCGTCGCCGAGGAAGCGACCCTGCGCACCGTCACCCCGAAGTTCTTCGCGCAGCACTCCATCGACGAACTCGCGAACAAGTCCGGCTACTGGCTGGGCCAACAGGGCCGCCTCACCCACCCGATGGTGCTGCGCGAGGGCGACACCCACTACTCCCCCATCGCCTGGGACGACGCCTACCGCCTGATCGCGGACAGCCTGCGCGGCCTGGACTCCCCCGACGAGGCCGTCTTCTACACCTCCGGCCGCACCGCCAACGAGACGGCGTTCCTCTACCAGTTGCTGGTCCGCGCCTACGGCACCAACAACCTGCCCGACTGCTCCAACATGTGCCACGAGTCCTCGGGCACCGCGCTGGTCGGCTCGATCGGCATCGGCAAAGGCTCGGTCACCATCGACGACTTCGCCAAGGCCGACCTGATCATCGTGGCCGGACAGAACCCCGGCACCAACCACCCGCGCATGCTCTCCGCGCTGGCTGAAGCGAAGACGCACGGCGCGAAGGTGATCGCCGTCAACCCGCTACCCGAGACCGGGCTGATCAGTTTCAAGGACCCGCAGACCCTGAAGGGCTTCACCGGCGGCACCAGCATCGCCGACGACTTCCTGCAGATCCGCCTCGGCGGCGACATGGCCCTGTTCCAGGGCTTGGCCAAGCTCTTGTTCGACGCCGAGGACCGCGCTCCGGGCACGGTGGTGGACCGCGCCTTCGTCGACGCCCACACCGCGGGCTTCGCCGAATACGAAAAGCACATGCGCGCAGTCGATCTCGACACCGTCGTGAAGGCCACCGGGCTGACCCGCGAGGACCTGGAGCGCACCGCGAAACTCCTGGCCGAATCCACCTCGACCATCATCTGCTGGGCCATGGGCCTGACCCAGCAGGTGCACGGCGTGGCCACCATCGAGGAGGCCACCAACCTGCTGTTGCTGCGCGGCATGATCGGCAAGCCCGGCGCGGGCGTGTGCCCGGTGCGCGGCCACTCCAATGTGCAGGGCGACCGCACCATGGGCATCTGGGAGAAGATGCCCGAACCGTTCCTGGCCGCCCTGGATCGCGAATTCGGCATCACCAGCCCGCGCACCCACGGCTTCGACACCGTGAACGCCATCCGCGCCATGCGGGACGGCCGCGGCAAGGTTTTCTTCGGCATGGGCGGCAATTTCGTCTCCGCCACCCCGGACACCGAGGTCACCGAGGCCGCGCTGCGCAATTGCGAACTCACCGTGCAGGTGTCGACCAAGCTCAACCGCAGCCACGTGGTGCACGGGCGCACCGCGCTGATCCTGCCCACCCTGGGCCGCACCGACGCCGACATCCAGGACGGTGTGCGCCAACAGGTTTCGGTCGAGGACTCGATGTCGATGGTGCACCTGTCGACGGGACGGCTGACCCCGGTCGGCGATCAGCTGCGCAGCGAGGTCGCCATCGTCTGCGAGCTCGCCGAGCAGCTGTTCGGCACGAGCCACGCGATCCCGTGGGCCGAGTTCCGCCGCGACTACGACAAGATCCGCGACGCCATCGCCCGCGTGGTTCCCGGCTGCGCCGACTACAACGCGAAGGTCCGCGGCCGCAACGGTTTCCAGCTCCCGCACCCGCCCCGCGACGCCCGCGAATTCCGGACCGCCACCGGCAAGGCCAATTTCGCGGTCAACGACCTGCACTGGCTGCCGGTCCCCGAGGGCCGCCTGATCCTGCAGACCCTGCGCAGTCACGACCAGTACAACACCACCATCTACGGCCTGGACGACCGCTACCGCGGCATCCGCGACGGCCGCCGGGTGGTTTTGGTCAACCCGCGCGACATCACCGCGCTCGGCTTCGCCGAGGACGATCTGGTCGACGTCATCTCCGAGTTCGAGGACGGCACCGAACGCAGTGTGGCCGGGTTCCGGCTGGTCGGCTACCCGACCCCGCCCGGCAACGCCGCCGCCTACTACCCCGAGACCAATCCCCTGATCCCCCTCGACCACGTCGCGAAACGCTCCAACACGCCCGTCTCCAAGGCGGTCACCGTCCGCTTCGAACGCCACACCCACGTGATCGCATGAGCCGCGTCACCGCCCGCCGCCGCACCCTGCGCATCTCCCCGAACGGCACCATCACCCGGCCCGACACCCTGGCCGTGGAGGAGCCGCTGGAGATCCGCACGGGCGGGCAGTCGCTGACCGTCACCATGCGCACGCCGGGCGCGGACATCGATCTGGTGCACGGTTTCCTCTACGCCGAGGGCATCATCGACACGGCCGAGGACATCGTCAGCGCCCGCTACTGCGCCGGCACCGACGAGAACGGGCAGAACACCTACAACGTGCTCGACGTCCAATTGCGGACGCCGGTCCCGGTGCGGCCCAGGCCGTTCCTGACCAGCAGCTCGTGCGGGCTGTGCGGCAAGACGGCCCTCGACGAGGTGCGGACCCGCATCCGCCATCCGATCCCCGCCGGGTCACCGCGCATCGATGTGCACACCCTGGCCAAGCTGCCCACCGAACTCCGTTCCCGCCAGCAGGTTTTCGACGCCACCGGCGGCTTGCACGGTGCGGGCCTGTTCACCGCGGACGGCGAGGCGGTGGCCGTGCGCGAGGACATCGGGCGGCACAATGCGGTGGACAAGCTGGTCGGCTGGGCGTTGCGCGAGAACCGGCTGCCCGCACAGGATCTCATTCTCATGGTGAGTGGTCGCGCGTCGTTCGAGCTGGTGCAGAAGGCCGTCATGGCGGGCATTCCGCTGCTGGGCGCGGTCTCGGCGCCCAGTTCCCTGGCCGTGGATCTGGCCGCCGACGCCGGGCTGACGCTGGTCGGATTCCTGCGCGGCGAAACGATGAACGTGTACACCGGTGAGGACCGCATCGCACTGTGATCTCCCGGGTGTTCCACAGGGTGAGGCAGCGGGGTTCTTTCACCGGCTCCGGCTGCTAGTCTCCGCAGTAGAACACGTTTCAATTCTGATGGGAGAACCCCTATGGCAGCGCAGCCCCGGGATGTCGTGGAGCAGTACGTGAAGCTGGTCGCCACCGGCCCGACCTCGGCCATCGTCGACCTGTACGCCGCGGACGCGGTGATCGAGGACCCGATCGGCTCGCCCGAACGGCGCGGCCACGAGGCCATCGGGGAGCTCTACAAGGCCCTCGAGGGCCTCGAGCGCGAGACCGAGCTGCACACCGTCAAGGTGGCCGGCAACCACGTCGCCGCCCACTTCACCCTGGTCTCCGTGACCAACGGGCACAAGATGACCCTCGCGCCCATCGACGTGATGGAGCTGAACGACGAGGGCAAGATCATCAAGATGCGCGCCTACTGGGGTCCCGAAGACCTGAAGATGGAGCAGATCTAACCACAGGCTTGCCCCCCCACCTCGCCCGAATTACGGTGACAACACAGTGATTCGGCGAAGGTGGGAGGGCCTGTGCGGATCTCGTTGCGCGGTACCGGTGACGGTGTGCGGGTCAGTATGCGGCTGGAGATCAACCGCCGCCGCTGGATCGCCCTGTTCATCATGCTGGGGGTGCTCACCGCGACCGGCGTCGTGACCGGCCTGTGGGCGGTTTTCGCACCGGAGTCGTTCTACGACAGCTACCCCGGGTTCGGGCTGCGCTGGGTGCGCGTCGACGGCCCGTACAACCACCATCTGGTCGCCGATGTCGGGGCCTTCTTCCTGGCGCTGGGCGCGATCTCCGCGGCCGCGCTCTACTACCGCGACAGCGTCATCGCCCGGATCGCCGGGCTGGCCTGGCTGGTCTTCGGCGTGCCGCATTTCCTGTATCACGCCTTCCACCGCCCGGAGGCGCTCGGCGGCTTCAGCTACGCCCTGTCGCTGGTCGCGGCACTGCTGCTCCCGGCGCTCGGCCTGGCCATCCTGCTGGTCGCCCCGCGTGAGCGATTCCCGGTCCCAGAGCCGGCACCCTTCACTTTCAAGTTCCCCGGTCGCGGAAACACTCCCCAGCGATGATTTCCGTTCGGTCGCGCCGTCGTAACAGGTGACCTGATCGCACCGATTTTCGGAGTAGCGGAGTAAAGGTTCAACGGCGAACCACGGAGGATCAACGGCGATCCTCGCAACGGGCGCAGTCGGCTCACACCGACCGTCACCGACTCCACGGCTATCCGACGGTGTCGTCTCACACCTACGGACAGCCAACAGGAGACCATCATGGAACTGTCGGTCGCCCAGTTCGTCACCATCGACGGCGTCTACCAGGCGCCCGGTGGACCGGAGGAAGATCCGAGCGGGGGGGTTCGCGCACGGCGGCTGGTCGGCGCGCCGACCTACGGCGAGTTCGGCTCGGACTGACAAGTAGCGACAAAAAAACCGGCTCCGCGAGAAAGATTCTCGCGGAGCCGGTTTCGTTCGTGGAAAGCTGCCTACGCCGACTTCTCGCGGCGCTCCGGAGCCGGACGCTTGCGGGGAACGATCGTCGGCAGCACGTTGTCGTTCACCGTGTCCGCGTTGACGACCACCTTGGCCACGTCATCCCGGCTGGGGATGTCGTACATGACCGGGAGGAGCACTTCCTCCATGATCGCGCGCAGACCGCGAGCGCCGGTGCCGCGCAGGATCGCCTGATCCGCAACGGCTTCCAGGGCGTCCTGGGTGAATTCCAGGTCCACGCCGTCCATTTCGAACAGGCGCACGTACTGCTTCACCAGGGCGTTCTTCGGCTCGGCCAGAATCCGGACGAGGGATTCCTTGTCCAGGTTGGTGACCGAGGCGACGACGGGGAGGCGGCCGATGAACTCGGGGATCAGACCGAACTTGATCAGATCCTCGGGCATGACCTCCGCGAAGTGGTCGGCGGTGTCGATCTCGGCCTTGGACCGGACCTCCGCGCCGAAACCGATGCCGCGCTTGCCGACCCGATCCTGCACGATGCGCTCCAGGCCGGCGAACGCGCCCGCCACGATGAACAGCACATTCGTGGTGTCGATCTGGATGAACTCCTGGTGCGGGTGCTTGCGGCCGCCCTGCGGGGGCACCGACGCCTGCGTGCCCTCGAGGATCTTCAGCAGCGCCTGCTGCACGCCCTCACCCGACACGTCGCGGGTGATGGACGGGTTCTCCGACTTACGGGCGATCTTGTCGACCTCGTCGATGTAGATGATGCCCGTCTCGGCGCGCTTCACGTCGTAGTCCGCGGCCTGGATCAGCTTCAGCAGGATGTTCTCGACATCCTCACCGACGTAGCCGGCCTCGGTCAGCGCGGTGGCGTCCGCGATGGCGAACGGCACGTTCAGCATCTTCGCCAGCGTCTGCGCCAGATAGGTCTTGCCGCAGCCCGTGGGGCCGAGCATGAGGATGTTCGACTTGGCCAACTCGACCGGTTCGCCCCGGGAGTCGCGGCCCTTGTCGCCCGCCTGGATCCGCTTGTAGTGGTTGTAGACCGCCACCGCCAGCGTCCGCTTCGCGGAGTCCTGCCCGATCACGTACTGCTCCAGGAAATCCCGGATTTCCGCGGGCTTGGGCAACTCGTCGAGCTTGACCTCGCTGGATTCGGCGAGCTCTTCCTCGATGATCTCGTTGCACAGGTCGATGCACTCGTCGCAGATGTACACCCCCGGTCCCGCAATGAGCTTCTTGACCTGCTTCTGGCTCTTTTCCGCAGAACGAGCACTTCAACAGATCGCCGCCATCACCGATGCGCGCCATCTCCTGGGTCCCTACTTCCTTGTCCGCGTGCAACCATCTGTCCCCGGTTGCCGGCGAGCTGCCTTCTTCGAGCGTATGCCGCGACCCCTGAATTTGCGGATCCGGCGATTCGGCTGTGAATCCACGATGCCTGTTCGAAAAGCAGAGCCGACAACCACGAGCAAAGGTCCCTAGAGTGACCGTACCCGTTTCGCGCGACCGAGGTCGACAACTTGGGCACGTTTCTCGCCGGACATGTGCGTGGACTCACCTCTGCCCGGGTGGCGGGGACGTTCGCGACACGCCGCTACCCCGCCACCCGCCCAGCTCATTTCTGCGCGCTGAGCTTGCGGTACTCGAACACCGTGTCGACGATGCCGTAGTCCTTCGCCTCGTCGGCGGTGAGGATCTTGTCGCGGTCGGTGTCCTTGCGGATGACGTCCGCGTCCTTGCCGGTGTGGCGCGCCAGCGTGACCTCCATGAGGCGACGCATGCGCTCGATCTCGGCGGCCTGGATCTCGAGGTCGGAGACCTGGCCCTGAATACCGCCCGAGGTGGACGGCTGGTGAATCAGGATGCGGGCGTTCGGCAGCGCGGCGCGCTTGCCGGGCGCGCCGGCCGCGAGGATGACCGCGGCGGCCGAGGCGGCCTGACCCAGGCAGACGGTGGCGACGTCGGCGCGCACGTACTGCATGGTGTCGTAGATGGCCATCAGCGCGGTGAACGAGCCACCGGGCGAGTTGATGTACATGGTGATGTCGCGGTCCGGGTCCTGAGACTCGAGCACCAGCAGCTGCGCCATGATGTCGTTGGCCGAGACGTCGTCGACCTGGTTGCCCAGGAAGATGATTCGCTCTTCGAACAGCTTGTTGTAAGGGTCGGAGGTCTTGACGCCGAAGCTGGTCTGCTCGGTGAACTGCGGCAGGATGTAGCGCGACTGCGGCAGGTTACCGGCGGCGGCGAAGGTGACGCCCGCGGCCCGCGGATCGATCATGTTGGACATAAACATCTCTCCAAAGTCTGGGTGGGTGGGCTGCGGAACTACTTGCTGCTGCTGCCGTTCGCCTGGCTCGCGTGGGTGACCACGTGGTCGATGAACCCGTAGTCCAGCGCCTCCGCGGCGGTGAACCAGCGGTCGCGGTCGGCGTCGGCGGTCACCTGCTCGATGGACTTGCCGGTGTGGTGCGACTGCAGCTCGTTGAGTTCACGCTTGGTGTAGGCGAACTGCTCGGCCTGAATGGCGATGTCGGCGGCCGAACCACCGAGACCGGCGGACGGCTGGTGCATCATGATGCGCGCGTGCGGCAACGCGTAGCGCTTGCCCTTGGCACCGGCGGCAAGCAGGAACTGGCCCATGGAGGCGGCCAGGCCCATACCAACCGTGCGGATGTCGCATTCGGCGAACTGCATGGTGTCGTAGATGGCCATGCCCGCGGTCACCGAACCACCGGGAGAGTTGATGTAGAGCGAGATGTCCCTGGTCGGGTCCTCGGCCGACAGCAGGAG from Nocardia tengchongensis includes:
- a CDS encoding ATP-dependent Clp protease proteolytic subunit — protein: MSNMIDPRAAGVTFAAAGNLPQSRYILPQFTEQTSFGVKTSDPYNKLFEERIIFLGNQVDDVSANDIMAQLLVLESQDPDRDITMYINSPGGSFTALMAIYDTMQYVRADVATVCLGQAASAAAVILAAGAPGKRAALPNARILIHQPSTSGGIQGQVSDLEIQAAEIERMRRLMEVTLARHTGKDADVIRKDTDRDKILTADEAKDYGIVDTVFEYRKLSAQK
- a CDS encoding ATP-dependent Clp protease proteolytic subunit, producing the protein MTSATAGLNLSDSVYERLLQNRIIFLGTQVDDDIANKLCAQILLLSAEDPTRDISLYINSPGGSVTAGMAIYDTMQFAECDIRTVGMGLAASMGQFLLAAGAKGKRYALPHARIMMHQPSAGLGGSAADIAIQAEQFAYTKRELNELQSHHTGKSIEQVTADADRDRWFTAAEALDYGFIDHVVTHASQANGSSSK